A genomic stretch from Scomber scombrus chromosome 8, fScoSco1.1, whole genome shotgun sequence includes:
- the cpt2 gene encoding carnitine O-palmitoyltransferase 2, mitochondrial: MSKLLSMQCVASLRKPGGLVHLRATSLGVNKRNYSSKTGSSSEYLHQSVVPSMHYQKSLPRLPIPKLEDTIRRYLAAQKPLLDDEQFRTTEKLAVDFQNGVGKQLHEELVAQDKINKHTSYISAPWFDMYLSARDSVVLNFNPFMSFNPDPKTEYNDQLVRATNMVCSAVRFMKTLRAGVLEPEVFHLNPAKSDTDGFKKLIRWVPSSLSWYGAYMVNAYPLDMSQYFRLFNSTRIPKRGRDELFTDEKSRHLLVMRKGNMYVFDIVDRDGNLVKPAEIQSHFKHILSDSTPAPAFPLGVLTSENRDVWAGLRDKLVAAGNAEDLRMVDSALFCLCLDDESMKDHIHISHNMLHGDGCNRWYDKSFSILLAKDGQAAINFEHSWGDGVAVLRFQNEVFKDTTQQPLVHPGSAPAAVDSASAVRRLQFKLNSELESGITKAKENFNSAVSKLTIDAMEFKKGGKEQLKKSKLSPDAIAQLAFQMGFLRQYGQTVATYESCSTAAFKHGRTETIRPATVHTKQCSHAFVCQPGKHSVDELKAMLHECSKYHGQLTREAAMGQGFDRHLFSMRYLANSKGEALHSLYADPAYSAINHNILSTSTLTSPAVNLGGFAPVVPDGFGVGYGVHDDWIGCNVSSYPDRNVHEFLQCVHKSLEDIFTVVEGKPIS, translated from the exons ATGTCGAAGCTGCTTTCAATGCAATGCGTCGCCTCTCTGAGGAAACCCGGAGGTCTGGTTCATTTAAGAGCGACTTCATTGGGGGTCAATAAACGGAATTACAGCTCCAAAACGGGCTCTTCATCCGAGTATTTACACCAAAGTGTCGTTCCATCGATGCATTACCAGAAGAGTTTACCCAG ACTACCCATACCAAAACTGGAGGACACCATCAGGAGGTATTTAGCTGCTCAGAAGCCACTTTTGGATGATGAGCAGTTCAG aacaacagagaaactcGCAGTGGATTTCCAGAACGGTGTGGGGAAACAGCTGCATGAGGAACTGGTAGCTCAGGACAAAATCAATAAGCACACAAGTTACATCTCAG cgCCGTGGTTTGACATGTATCTCTCTGCGCGTGACTCTGTGGTGCTGAACTTCAACCCCTTCATGTCCTTCAACCCCGACCCTAAGACAGAGTACAATGACCAGCTGGTACGGGCGACAAACATGGTGTGTTCAGCGGTGCGCTTCATGAAAACGCTGCGAGCAGGAGTGCTGGAGCCAGAAGTGTTCCACCTCAACCCGGCCAAGAGCGACACGGACGGCTTCAAAAAGCTAATCCGCTGGGTCCCATCCTCGCTGTCTTGGTACGGCGCCTACATGGTGAACGCTTACCCTCTGGACATGTCTCAGTACTTCCGTCTCTTCAACTCAACGCGGATTCCCAAGCGCGGCCGAGACGAGCTGTTCACTGACGAGAAAAGCCGACATCTCTTGGTTATGAGGAAAGGTaacatgtatgtgtttgacaTAGTGGACAGGGACGGGAATTTGGTGAAGCCTGCAGAGATCCAGTCCCACTTCAAGCACATTTTGTCCGATTCAACGCCAGCGCCCGCCTTCCCTCTGGGCGTGCTGACCAGTGAGAACAGGGACGTGTGGGCCGGGCTGAGGGACAAGCTGGTGGCAGCTGGAAATGCAGAGGATTTACGGATGGTGGACAGCgctctcttctgtctctgccTGGATGACGAGAGCATGAAGGACCACATTCACATCTCCCACAACATGCTGCACGGCGACGGCTGCAACCGCTGGTACGACAAGTCCTTCAGCATCCTCCTGGCTAAAGACGGACAGGCGGCCATCAATTTCGAGCACTCCTGGGGCGATGGCGTAGCTGTGCTCCGCTTTCAGAACGAGGTCTTCAAAGACACGACGCAGCAGCCGCTGGTACACCCGGGCTCTGCTCCTGCCGCTGTGGATTCAGCCTCAGCTGTGCGCAGACTGCAGTTCAAACTAAACAGCGAGCTGGAGAGTGGAATCACGAAAGCCAAGGAGAACTTCAACTCGGCTGTGTCGAAACTCACCATCGATGCCATGGAGTTCAAGAAGGGTGGGAAAGAGCAGCTCAAGAAGAGCAAGTTGAGTCCAGATGCTATAGCACAGCTGGCTTTTCAGATGGGCTTCCTGAGGCAGTACGGACAGACTGTAGCCACGTATGAATCCTGCAGCACTGCTGCATTCAAACACGGCCGCACAGAGACCATCCGTCCAGCCACCGTACACACCAAACAGTGTTCACACGCCTTTGTCTGCCAGCCAGGAAAACACAGTGTGGATGAACTGAAGGCCATGCTCCACGAATGCTCCAAATATCACGGGCAGCTCACCAGGGAGGCAGCTATGG GTCAAGGTTTCGACCGTCACCTGTTCTCCATGCGATACCTGGCCAACTCAAAGGGTGAGGCCCTGCACAGCCTGTACGCAGACCCCGCTTACTCCGCCATCAACCACAACATCCTCTCAACCAGCACCCTCACCAGCCCGGCCGTCAACCTCGGCGGCTTCGCCCCGGTGGTGCCCGACGGGTTCGGCGTGGGCTACGGCGTTCACGACGACTGGATCGGCTGCAACGTGTCGAGCTACCCGGATCGCAACGTCCACGAGTTCCTGCAGTGCGTCCACAAGTCTTTAGAGGACATTTTCACCGTGGTGGAGGGAAAGCCAATCAGCTAA
- the aatf gene encoding protein AATF, which produces MAGSFSQELEELLNPLPKFADPEDDGDEATKAKVTERSHEDDDDDADEVGLSALRKHNTDLLTETDRRYVGKRVSRKQLLMDIEGSGEEEEEEDDDDDEEEEEEDEEEGSMEEDEELEDKEDTNKLSSKMKSGDMFPQGVDFHKLTEGMDDLGVSEEDDDDDDSGEEDEGSDEGSDDDEMEDDDEGAVRTFSKEKVDEEVEKGNAVKNQLALWDQLLEGRIRIQKALMTTNQLPQPQTLPEFKRQGGAEVAGALKNTHKALKALQRSLLELHDQVLYHNPDTKTIALGKPEGAQSEDEEINSDEDEEEPMKEEGPLKRKLEMAEYPDFMAKRFAAFQPYCNTTLQKWHDKTRLTMGKSTKGFGAFDRNILTQVEQVLMDHERLVRRTQTKRSDYRVLGKKEASTITSETVPEEGEEAEHKMKANAHLKDLDEDIFDDDDFYHQLLRELIERKTSAADPNDQVAMGKQWLAIQKLRSKIKKKVDTKASKGRKVRFHIHSKLINFMAPVDNSSVSDEARNELYRGLFGKNSTVRE; this is translated from the coding sequence ATGGCTGGCTCGTTTTCACAGGAGCTTGAGGAGTTATTGAACCCTTTGCCTAAATTTGCGGATCCAGAGGATGATGGTGATGAGGCGACCAAAGCCAAAGTCACAGAGAGATCCCATgaggacgatgatgatgatgctgatgaagTTGGCCTCAGTGCTCTGCGGAAGCACAACACAGATCTGCttacagagacagacagaaggtaCGTGGGGAAGAGAGTCTCTCGTAAACAACTGCTGATGGACATTGAGGGATctggtgaagaagaagaagaagaagatgatgatgatgatgaggaggaggaggaggaggatgaagaagagggtAGCatggaagaagatgaagagttAGAAGATAAAGAGGACACAAATAAACTGTCATCTAAAATGAAAAGCGGTGACATGTTTCCTCAGGGAGTGGACTTTCATAAACTGACAGAGGGTATGGATGACCTTGGAGTAagtgaggaagatgatgatgatgatgacagtggTGAGGAGGATGAGGGCAGCGATGAAggctctgatgatgatgagatgGAAGACGACGACGAAGGAGCCGTCCGCACCTTCTCCAAAGAGAAAGTGGACGAAGAGGTGGAGAAGGGGAATGCTGTGAAGAACCAGCTGGCGTTGTGGGACCAACTTCTCGAGGGTCGGATCAGGATCCAAAAAGCTCTGATGACCACCAACCAGCTTCCACAGCCGCAGACGTTGCCCGAGTTTAAAAGGCAGGGTGGAGCTGAGGTTGCGGGGGCGCTAAAGAATACCCACAAGGCTTTAAAAGCTCTGCAAAGATCCCTGCTGGAGCTTCACGATCAGGTGCTTTACCACAACCCAGACACCAAGACCATCGCCCTCGGGAAACCTGAAGGAGCCCAGAGTGAAGACGAGGAGATAAACAGCGATGAGGACGAAGAGGAGCccatgaaggaggaaggaccGCTCAAACGAAAACTGGAGATGGCTGAATACCCGGACTTCATGGCCAAACGCTTTGCCGCCTTCCAGCCATACTGCAACACCACATTGCAGAAGTGGCATGACAAAACCAGACTGACCATGGGCAAGAGCACCAAGGGTTTCGGGGCATTTGATAGGAACATATTGACCCAGGTGGAGCAGGTACTGATGGACCATGAGAGGTTGGTAAGGCGTACTCAAACCAAACGCTCAGATTATAGAGtgctggggaaaaaagaggCGTCCACTATCACCTCCGAGACCGTCCCCGAAGAGGGCGAGGAGGCCGAGCATAAGATGAAGGCGAACGCTCATCTGAAAGACCTGGACGAAGACATATTCGACGACGACGACTTCTACCACCAGCTGCTGCGAGAGCTCATCGAGCGCAAGACAAGCGCGGCCGACCCCAACGACCAGGTGGCCATGGGTAAGCAGTGGCTGGCCATCCAGAAACTACGCAGCAAGATCAAGAAGAAGGTGGACACCAAGGCCAGTAAGGGACGCAAAGTCAGGTTCCACATCCACAGTAAGCTGATCAACTTCATGGCTCCTGTAGACAACAGCTCGGTCAGTGACGAGGCACGCAACGAACTGTATCGGGGCCTCTTCGGTAAGAACTCTACAGTCAGGGAGTGA
- the magoh gene encoding protein mago nashi homolog, whose product MSTSDFYLRYYVGHKGKFGHEFLEFEFRPDGKLRYANNSNYKNDVMIRKEAYVHKSVMEELKRIIDDSEITKEDDALWPPPDRVGRQELEIVIGDEHISFTTSKIGSLIDVNQSKDPEGLRVFYYLVQDLKCLVFSLIGLHFKIKPI is encoded by the exons ATGTCAACAAGCGACTTTTATTTGAGATACTATGTTGGGCACAAGGGCAAATTTGGACACGAGTTCCTGGAATTTGAATTCAGACCTGACG GTAAACTGAGATATGCAAACAACAGCAACTACAAGAACGACGTCATGATCAGAAAAGAG GCCTACGTACACAAAagtgtgatggaggagctgaagaggATCATCGATGACAGTGAGATCACCAAGGAAGACGATGCACTGTGGCCGCCTCCTGACAGAGTTGGCAGACAG GAGCTGGAGATCGTCATCGGGGACGAGCACATTTCATTCACAACTTCCAAAATCGGCTCATTGATCGACGTCAACCAGTCAAA GGATCCTGAAGGCCTCCGCGTGTTCTACTACCTGGTGCAAGATCTGAAATGTCTCGTCTTCAGTCTCATCGGACTACACTTCAAGATCAAGCCAAtctaa